One Kitasatospora sp. MAP12-44 DNA segment encodes these proteins:
- a CDS encoding glycosyltransferase family 2 protein produces the protein MAALHDSPRPPQVAGAVPVPEAAAPVFLDPTGRRARWIRRAAAVLVPVLLLFGLAVLPATGWSDLLAGVCDAAWAMLVVVVVLSSLRVAVMGWIALGHSRTRSVVTGAGRAEPVTVIIAAYNEEAGIAAAIQAAAASLHPVDIVVVDDGSTDRTRAIVEEGFPDVLLIHQANQGKATALNAGLAVARADLVVMVDADTVLAPTAVGALVESFADPGVAAVSGQIGVTNRTGVVARWQRLDYATFNFERIMFDRLGGMPTVPGVIGAFRRTAVLAAGGVGERTLAEDTDLTMTLQRQGWRIAHQPAAHAYTEVPFTHRDLARQRYRWSYGTLQALWRHLRSPRDAGNRLNRIGLPYMLVFHLLLPLATPLVDLALVLTVLHGDLVTAGLCVGVFAVPLAYSYLALRLSDEPAGLIAPQPVLQFLYGHLVFAVLVRAIAAAVTGAPVRWNRVQRQETPAPAPG, from the coding sequence ATGGCCGCGCTGCACGACTCGCCGCGACCACCTCAGGTCGCGGGCGCCGTTCCCGTGCCGGAGGCGGCAGCGCCGGTGTTCCTCGATCCCACTGGGCGGCGGGCCCGGTGGATCCGCCGGGCAGCCGCCGTTCTCGTCCCGGTTCTGCTGCTGTTCGGCCTGGCCGTGCTGCCTGCGACCGGCTGGTCGGATCTGCTCGCGGGTGTGTGCGATGCGGCCTGGGCCATGCTCGTCGTCGTGGTGGTGCTGAGCTCTCTGCGCGTGGCCGTGATGGGCTGGATAGCGCTGGGGCATTCGCGGACTCGGTCCGTGGTCACCGGCGCGGGACGCGCTGAGCCCGTCACCGTGATCATTGCGGCCTACAACGAGGAGGCGGGGATCGCCGCGGCCATCCAGGCGGCGGCCGCGTCCCTGCATCCGGTCGACATCGTGGTGGTCGACGACGGTTCCACCGACCGGACCCGGGCAATCGTCGAGGAGGGGTTTCCCGACGTGCTGCTGATCCACCAGGCCAACCAGGGAAAGGCGACAGCGCTCAACGCGGGGCTGGCCGTGGCGCGCGCCGACCTGGTGGTGATGGTCGACGCCGACACGGTTCTGGCGCCCACCGCTGTCGGGGCACTGGTCGAGTCCTTCGCCGATCCGGGCGTCGCAGCGGTCTCCGGCCAGATCGGGGTCACCAACCGGACGGGGGTCGTGGCACGCTGGCAGCGGCTCGACTACGCGACGTTCAACTTCGAGCGCATCATGTTCGACCGCCTGGGCGGGATGCCCACGGTGCCTGGTGTCATCGGCGCCTTCCGTCGGACCGCGGTGCTCGCCGCGGGCGGTGTCGGCGAGCGGACGTTGGCCGAGGACACCGATCTGACCATGACCCTGCAGCGCCAGGGCTGGCGCATCGCCCACCAGCCGGCCGCCCACGCCTACACCGAGGTCCCCTTCACCCACCGTGATCTGGCTCGGCAGCGCTACCGCTGGTCCTATGGCACGCTGCAGGCGTTGTGGCGCCACCTCCGCTCCCCGCGCGACGCGGGCAACCGCCTGAACCGCATAGGCCTGCCCTACATGCTGGTGTTCCACCTGCTGCTGCCTCTGGCCACGCCCCTGGTCGACCTCGCCCTCGTGTTGACGGTCCTGCACGGCGATCTCGTGACGGCCGGCCTCTGCGTCGGCGTCTTCGCCGTACCGCTGGCCTACTCGTACCTGGCCCTGCGACTCTCCGACGAGCCGGCTGGCCTGATAGCGCCCCAGCCGGTGCTGCAATTCCTGTACGGGCACCTGGTGTTCGCGGTACTCGTCCGAGCGATCGCGGCTGCCGTGACCGGCGCCCCGGTGCGCTGGAACAGGGTCCAACGACAGGAAACGCCCGCCCCCGCGCCCGGCTGA
- a CDS encoding DoxX family protein yields MSFSTGTDSLAEQARPHATALLRIVTALLFCCHGASSLFGVLGGAHGHSVPVGQWPGWWAALIQLVGGALVLVGLGTRPAALLCSGSMAYAYFSVHQEHALWPIQNGGELSVLFCWIFLSIAVSGAGSASLDQLLRRGRAVGGTAPIPANAG; encoded by the coding sequence ATGTCCTTCAGCACCGGTACCGACTCGCTTGCCGAGCAGGCCAGGCCGCACGCCACGGCCTTACTGCGGATCGTCACCGCTCTGCTCTTCTGCTGCCACGGCGCGTCCTCCCTGTTCGGGGTGCTGGGTGGCGCCCACGGCCACTCCGTGCCCGTCGGGCAGTGGCCTGGCTGGTGGGCCGCGCTGATCCAACTGGTGGGCGGTGCACTGGTCCTGGTGGGCCTTGGCACCCGGCCGGCAGCCCTGCTCTGCTCCGGTTCGATGGCCTACGCCTACTTCTCGGTGCACCAGGAGCACGCGCTCTGGCCGATCCAGAACGGCGGTGAGCTGTCCGTGCTGTTCTGCTGGATCTTCCTGTCCATCGCCGTCAGCGGAGCGGGCAGCGCCTCGCTCGACCAGTTGCTCCGGCGCGGTCGGGCCGTCGGCGGGACCGCGCCGATCCCGGCCAACGCCGGCTGA
- a CDS encoding N-acetyltransferase, which translates to MSWLPDDFVHPVLVPLPGGGHHLRPIREADTPLDYPAVMGSRERLWTIFGPAWGWPAATMTYEADQADLLRHEKEIAAHQSFNYALFDAAETALLGCVYIDPPERTGADGEISWWVVDELVGSKVEQSLDALVPQWIAADWPFEQPRFIGREISWSSWLALPAHPDA; encoded by the coding sequence ATGAGCTGGCTTCCCGATGACTTCGTCCACCCCGTCCTTGTACCGCTGCCCGGCGGCGGCCATCACCTGCGGCCGATCCGGGAGGCGGACACCCCGCTCGACTATCCAGCCGTGATGGGCTCGCGCGAGCGGCTGTGGACCATCTTCGGCCCGGCCTGGGGTTGGCCCGCGGCCACCATGACCTACGAGGCCGACCAGGCCGACCTGTTGCGGCACGAGAAGGAGATCGCCGCACACCAGTCCTTCAACTACGCGCTGTTCGACGCGGCGGAGACGGCCCTGCTCGGCTGCGTCTACATCGACCCGCCGGAGCGGACCGGCGCGGACGGCGAGATCTCCTGGTGGGTGGTGGACGAGCTGGTGGGCAGCAAGGTCGAGCAGTCCCTGGACGCGCTGGTGCCGCAGTGGATCGCCGCCGACTGGCCGTTCGAGCAGCCGCGCTTCATCGGCCGCGAGATCTCCTGGTCGAGCTGGCTCGCGCTGCCGGCGCACCCCGACGCGTAA
- a CDS encoding helix-turn-helix domain-containing protein, with protein MSAAVDDELWSAVGDPIRRRMLDLLLADGGGTATTLSERLPVTRQAVAKHLGVLGRVGLVHDTPSGRERRYDVDEAQLARAVAQLSSVGAAWDARLHRIKRIAEAIQRSRED; from the coding sequence GTGAGCGCAGCGGTGGACGACGAGCTCTGGTCCGCGGTGGGGGATCCCATACGCAGGCGGATGCTCGACCTGCTGCTGGCCGACGGTGGCGGGACGGCGACGACGCTCAGCGAGCGGCTGCCGGTCACCCGGCAGGCGGTCGCCAAGCACCTCGGCGTCCTCGGTCGGGTCGGGCTGGTCCACGACACGCCCTCGGGGCGCGAGCGCCGCTACGACGTGGACGAGGCCCAGCTCGCCCGCGCGGTGGCGCAGTTGTCATCGGTTGGGGCGGCCTGGGACGCACGACTGCACCGCATCAAGCGGATCGCGGAGGCGATCCAGCGCAGCCGCGAGGACTGA
- a CDS encoding SRPBCC domain-containing protein, which translates to MTSSPDEVYAALTTVDGLANWWTKDTDGDSDVGGVLRFRFAPGGFDMKVLEAKPAERVLWEVVDGPEEWIGTKVGFDLKQEDEYTIVLFRHEGWREPVEFMYHCSTKWATFLMSLKHLVETGKGEPAPDDVRISNWH; encoded by the coding sequence GTGACGTCGTCTCCCGACGAGGTATACGCCGCACTGACCACGGTCGACGGGCTTGCGAACTGGTGGACCAAGGACACGGACGGCGACAGCGATGTCGGCGGCGTGCTCCGATTCCGCTTCGCCCCCGGTGGCTTCGACATGAAGGTGCTGGAGGCGAAGCCCGCCGAGCGTGTGCTCTGGGAGGTCGTCGACGGGCCCGAGGAGTGGATCGGTACGAAGGTAGGCTTCGACCTCAAACAGGAGGACGAGTACACGATCGTCCTGTTCCGGCACGAGGGCTGGCGGGAGCCGGTGGAGTTCATGTACCACTGCAGCACCAAGTGGGCGACCTTCCTGATGAGCCTCAAGCACCTCGTCGAGACCGGCAAGGGCGAGCCCGCGCCGGACGACGTGAGGATCAGCAACTGGCATTGA
- a CDS encoding restriction endonuclease — protein MPPRSRTVRRRTARKPKKTAQALLYRAVRRHPARAAATVIAAVLLLAVATDPGLWWTAALVLLLAAATRWATRLYTAHRAATAGHQAWPTEQEQLRREKSLAAVDAMTGTEFEHHVAALCRRDGLTGVHTVGGRGDLGADVIAHTPTGAKIVIQCKRYAPHRKVRSGEMQTFVGTARPEHHADIAVFVASCAYTKDAEHYGRKHRITLVDRDLLAMWKNGTTLEAIVAMWQAATPPPPRRTPSAPRR, from the coding sequence GTGCCACCGCGTTCGCGCACCGTCAGGCGCCGCACGGCCAGGAAGCCCAAGAAGACCGCCCAAGCGCTCCTCTACCGGGCAGTGCGCCGCCACCCCGCCCGCGCCGCCGCCACCGTGATCGCGGCCGTCCTGCTGCTCGCCGTCGCCACCGACCCCGGCCTGTGGTGGACCGCGGCCCTCGTCCTCCTACTCGCCGCCGCGACCCGGTGGGCCACCCGCCTCTACACCGCGCACCGCGCAGCGACCGCCGGCCACCAGGCATGGCCCACGGAACAGGAACAGCTGCGCCGCGAGAAGTCCCTGGCCGCGGTCGACGCGATGACCGGCACCGAGTTCGAGCACCACGTCGCCGCCCTGTGCCGCCGCGACGGCCTCACCGGGGTCCACACCGTCGGCGGCCGCGGCGACCTCGGTGCCGACGTCATCGCCCACACTCCCACCGGCGCCAAGATCGTCATCCAGTGCAAGCGCTACGCACCCCATCGCAAGGTCCGCTCAGGGGAGATGCAGACCTTCGTAGGCACCGCCCGCCCCGAGCACCACGCCGACATCGCCGTCTTCGTCGCCTCCTGCGCCTACACCAAGGACGCCGAGCACTACGGACGCAAGCACCGGATCACCCTGGTTGACCGCGATCTGCTCGCCATGTGGAAGAACGGCACCACCCTGGAGGCCATCGTCGCCATGTGGCAGGCGGCCACGCCCCCGCCTCCCCGCAGGACCCCCTCCGCTCCTCGCCGGTAG
- a CDS encoding SRPBCC domain-containing protein, whose product MEYGSIEREIHIEATPEVVYEVITTPEHLREWWPDEVELKAVPGATGSVSFGSSASPDMKVAPLTVVEADPPRRFSFRWVYEEGETARAGNSLLVTFDLEPSGAGTLLRFSEAGYREGGWEAAVLEEMYQDHARGWDYFLPRLVGYAAKVVSTR is encoded by the coding sequence ATGGAGTACGGCAGCATCGAGCGGGAGATCCACATCGAGGCCACCCCCGAGGTGGTCTACGAGGTCATCACCACGCCGGAGCACCTGCGGGAGTGGTGGCCCGACGAGGTCGAACTCAAGGCGGTGCCGGGGGCTACCGGATCCGTCAGCTTCGGGAGCAGCGCCTCGCCGGACATGAAGGTCGCGCCGCTCACGGTGGTGGAGGCCGATCCGCCGCGGCGGTTCTCATTCCGGTGGGTCTACGAGGAGGGGGAGACCGCGAGGGCGGGTAACTCGCTGCTGGTGACCTTCGATCTGGAGCCGTCCGGTGCGGGCACGCTGCTGCGCTTCTCCGAGGCGGGGTACCGGGAGGGCGGCTGGGAGGCCGCCGTGCTCGAGGAGATGTACCAGGACCACGCCCGGGGTTGGGACTACTTCCTGCCGCGCCTGGTCGGCTACGCCGCCAAGGTGGTGTCGACCCGGTGA